From Zea mays cultivar B73 chromosome 3, Zm-B73-REFERENCE-NAM-5.0, whole genome shotgun sequence:
GCCGGAGCCGCACGCAGCCACAGGAAGCTGATGGCCGCGCCGAAAAGCAGTCCAATCAGCCAGCCATTCAATTCAATACAAGTGGCCTGAATCGAAAACAGGACAGGCGCGCACCTCTGGAGACTGGACTCATCCGTTCGGGTCGTCATGAAAAGCCAGTCCACGCCACTGCCACAAACTCCGACGCCGACGGCGGccccaggaggaggaggaggaggacatgAGCAGCCCGTGGCTCCGGGCGGCCGGCTCGCCGCGCTCCTGCCAAGGTTCGTCGTCTGCCTCCCGTCCTTCCAGTTCGTTCACCCGTGCACGGACGGACACGGACGCGCCGAAAGCAAGCAATCAGTAACTAGAGGGAGTACGTGAAACTGCCAATGATGATCAGTGAGTGAGTCCCCCTGCTCTGCTGCTAGTATTACTGTGTGGTTTGGTTTATGCTGGCAGGCGGCCGCGCGCGTCCAGCCAATCCATGCAGATGCAGTGCAGGTGCATGCGGTTGCGGCCCATCCGTCGTCCATGGCAGAACCGGCAGACGGCAGTAACCGCCCACCATTAAAAgaagaagcagcagcagcagacagagagagagagagagagagagatcgcATGACACGGCCACGGGCTGGGCAGCAGAGCGCGCTACATATACCCACCACGCCACGCGCTTCCTAGTCAGTAATAGTCAGTCGAGTCCTCCTCCCTCCGCCGCGGCCCCGCCGCCCGTCACACCAAACCTTCCCTCCACCTCTTTCTCCGGCCTCTCACCGGCACCACACGCACCTACCCTCAGTCACCTCACCTCTCCGCGTTTTATCGGCGTTCCGGCAGGGGGACGATGGCGAGGCGGCGAGCCGCGCTGGCGGCGCTGctagtgctgctgctgctggcggcgtgcacggcggcggcggccgccgtGACCGTGTCGCGGAAGCAGCGGCAGCGGCACCACCCCGGCGGGGCGTCGGCGTCGGCGGCGCGGTCCTGCGACCCCTTCGCGGCGGCAGGCGCGTGGGTGGAGGACGGGTCGTACCCGCTCTACGACTCGGCGCGCTGCCCCTTCATCCGCGACGAGTTCGCGTGCGCGCGCTTCGGCCGCCCCGACACGGCGTACCTCCGGTACCGGTGGCGGCTGGACGCGCCGTGCGCGCAGCCCGCCTTCGACGGGGCCGCGCTGCTCCGGATGTGGCGCGGCAAGACGGCCATGTTCGTCGGCGACTCGCTGGCGCTCAACCAGTACGAGTCGCTGCTCTGCATGCTCCACGCCGCCGCGGGCCCCGCCGCGCGGACCACCCTGTCGCCGCCGTCCGGGAAGATCGACCCCTCCTCCACCGTCCGCTTCGAGGTACTGGACTGGACTGCACTACAAACGTCCTTTACATACATACTCCATGATACGTGCATGCATGCTCCATTGttccgttcgtccgttcgttcatgccGTGCCCGTGCGTGCCGACTACCGGCTCGGTGCGTAGTTTGTTCGGTCCTGGCCTGGGCCTGCTGGGTCGGCGCGGCGGTTGCCGGCTGCGTTGGGCAGACGTGACGTGACAACGGGGAGCGCAACCGGTGCCTCTGCCGGTCGACGGGGCCCCGGCGGCGCGTGCGTTTGCCGTGTGCGCCTGCGCCTGGCTGGTGGTGGTGGCGAGGCCACGGTCCACGGGAACGGGACCATCAATCAATTCCCTTGGtgcgcgggcgggcgggcggggccgGGGGTTTGCTGGCACGGGCGGCGGGCGATCTCGCCTGGTCTGGACGGGAGCCCAGACTAGTGGTGTGGTGACTGGTGGCCGCTTCGCCGCCGCCGCAGTGGCACAAAAGTCAACGGGAAAGAAGGTGAAGGGTCCCCGTGACGCGAGGTCGTCGCCACACGACTCTTGTCTGTTGTCTCGTGCCTGCCTCGCAGTGCCAGTGGCCAGCCGCCCGCGCCTGCTGAAACCCAGCACGTCTAGATGATTGGTCTGCGTGTGTCTGTACCGGCCTGAATTGTTTATCGGTGTAAGCTTTCGACTAGTACGGGAGATCGATCCTATACTATATGCTGGATCAGGCAGAGCAGAGCAGTCGGGCAGAGCAAATGGCCAAGCTCAGGTGAGCTGGGCTGCAGTGGCGGGATCTACCATACCATCTCTGTGGGATCCAGTCCAGCGCGCGTGACATGCCTATACTGCCTTGCCCCTGTCCACTGACGTCCCTTCGGGTCTCGTCTCATCTCGTTTCGTTTCGATGTGTGGCCGTGTCAAGGCATTGGCCGTTCCCTAATCTCGTTTCGAGCTATCGTCAAAACGACACGACTGCTCGGTGATTGAGTGTCCATTGACGGCCCTTGTCTGTTTTCTGGACGGCGGTGCGAGCAGGACTACAACGTGACCGTCGTGTACTACCTGACGCACTACCTGGTGGACCTCGTGACGGAGCCGCACACCGGCCGGCGCGTCCTCAAGCTGGACGCCATCGACCAGGCCCGCGACTGGCTCGCCGCCGACGTGCTCGTCTTCGACTCCTGGCACTGGTGGCCGCGCACCGGCGCCACGCAGCCGTGAGTGACATCACTGTTATTTCCTTCCTTCCTTCTCTGTCTATGGTAGGCTGCTGGCGTCAGTCTGAAACTGGGTCCGAGGCTGAAACTGGGTTTGTTCATGGCCTGTGCTTGCAGCTGGGACTACATCCAGGTGGGCGACACGGTGGTGAAGGACATGGACCGCACGCAGGCCTTCGCCAAGGCGCTGCACACCTGGGCCAGGTGGGTCGACGCCAACCTTGTCCAGACCGACACCAAGGTCTTCTTCCAGGGGATCTCGCCTTCCCACTACAGGTAAACACACTACGCCACCCACAGTCTCTGTCCCATTCATTCACCCTGCTCACAACAAGCGGCCCCATGTCCGTCCTCGCTCCTCCTCTCCGCTGCAACGAGCACAACCTCAGCCACCCACCAGCCCAGCTCGTCGATCGTCCTGACCGCCTGAGACACTTCACATGCTCGCGTCGCAACCACGTCCGTCCAGCCGGATTTATGAACCGCGCGCGTGCATAATTGCATTTGCACCGATGGCAACAGCACGCACGCACTGACCGACTGACACACGGCGGTTGCGTTGCGTCCCCCCTGCTGCTGTCGGTGCGGTGCCATGCATGGCCATCGCCATCATCGATCAGCAGCATCAGCTCACTGCTCACCTCAGCCCGTCCGTGTCGGTGCAGGGGCCAGGACTGGGGCGCGTCGCCGAAGAAGACGTGCATGGGGGAGACGCGGCCGCTCAACGCCACGGGGCCCTACCCGGGCGGCCCGATCCCGCAGCAGGCGATCCTGCGCGGCGTGCTGGCGGCCATGGCCAAGCCCGTCTACCTGCTCGACTTCACCTACCTCTCGCAGCTGCGCAAGGACGCGCACCCCACCAAGTACGACGGCGGCATCTTCGGCGGCGACTGCACGCACTGGTGCGTCGCCGGCCTCCCCGACACCTGGAACGTCCTCTTCTACGCCGCGCTCACCGCCGGGCAGGGGCACAACTGATGGATGAGTACTACgttttttctttctttcctttttctttttaccgaCACGCAGTGTTACGTAGCTCAATAagtaaaggaaaagaaaaagatagcAGATTGATTTCGTATAGTTACGAGGGGGCCTTCAAAAGATTTTTCAACCTAAATGAGTTGATAGAAGAATATCAAAAGAGAATATTGTAATTCATTCCCGAATTCAGTTGGCATTTTTCCTGGGGGTGCTGGCATTTAATTTCCTGAATTCAATTGCAAATTTATCCAGTTTTCTTGGATGGCTCATTTTCGTTCAAACGAAGGATTTATATTTTGTATGAAAAAATAAAGTTCTTTTTATCCAGCTATGTATGTTCACTAGGTCGCCATTTCAAGTGAAGCTGGGCCGCGTGCCCTCTCGTGGGAAACGGCGTTTTTTTAATTGCGGGTTTCATTGACTGGCTATCAAAAATCCATGTTCAAGATTTGTCAAAAAAAAACTTTTCAAAACTGGGATAAAAATATTTTTCCATAAATTTGGTGTACCATCTGCAAGATATTGGTAAACTCTGATACCAAACTATGACTCCCAAAATTTTAGCTTGCCTAAGATTTGACAACCAAATTTTGGCCATCAAACAATAATAAGGCTCTGCGTTCGTAGCGTTCCACGAAATGGGCCAAAAGCTAACTGACATGCAAACTGGGCCGCATGCTGGGTACTAGGCATGGTACGCTTACAGTTTCTAGGAGACCAGAGGGGAAATATTTTCCAATCCAGCTTTCACCTGACTAAACGAAACGCATTTGAAAAAGTGACAAACACTAGAAATTATTATTTTTTTAGAGTTTGAGGGCGGGTCCCTAACCTTAGTATTAGCCAAGACCAAAACAGTTTGCAACATCCAGCGAACAAAATCATTTAGATGTTGTTTGATTCACGAAACGTAACGTAAATAACAACAGTAATGATTTACATT
This genomic window contains:
- the LOC100278562 gene encoding protein trichome birefringence-like 38-like isoform X2, whose protein sequence is MMISEGTMARRRAALAALLVLLLLAACTAAAAAVTVSRKQRQRHHPGGASASAARSCDPFAAAGAWVEDGSYPLYDSARCPFIRDEFACARFGRPDTAYLRYRWRLDAPCAQPAFDGAALLRMWRGKTAMFVGDSLALNQYESLLCMLHAAAGPAARTTLSPPSGKIDPSSTVRFEDYNVTVVYYLTHYLVDLVTEPHTGRRVLKLDAIDQARDWLAADVLVFDSWHWWPRTGATQPWDYIQVGDTVVKDMDRTQAFAKALHTWARWVDANLVQTDTKVFFQGISPSHYRGQDWGASPKKTCMGETRPLNATGPYPGGPIPQQAILRGVLAAMAKPVYLLDFTYLSQLRKDAHPTKYDGGIFGGDCTHWCVAGLPDTWNVLFYAALTAGQGHN
- the LOC100278562 gene encoding Protein trichome birefringence-like 38-like is translated as MKSQSTPLPQTPTPTAAPGGGGGGHEQPVAPGGRLAALLPRGTMARRRAALAALLVLLLLAACTAAAAAVTVSRKQRQRHHPGGASASAARSCDPFAAAGAWVEDGSYPLYDSARCPFIRDEFACARFGRPDTAYLRYRWRLDAPCAQPAFDGAALLRMWRGKTAMFVGDSLALNQYESLLCMLHAAAGPAARTTLSPPSGKIDPSSTVRFEDYNVTVVYYLTHYLVDLVTEPHTGRRVLKLDAIDQARDWLAADVLVFDSWHWWPRTGATQPWDYIQVGDTVVKDMDRTQAFAKALHTWARWVDANLVQTDTKVFFQGISPSHYRGQDWGASPKKTCMGETRPLNATGPYPGGPIPQQAILRGVLAAMAKPVYLLDFTYLSQLRKDAHPTKYDGGIFGGDCTHWCVAGLPDTWNVLFYAALTAGQGHN